One genomic window of Methanospirillum lacunae includes the following:
- a CDS encoding PAS domain S-box protein, whose product MNQVSHPAKPISVLYVDDEPDLLSLAKKNLEATGRFRVDTAISVPGAQEMMLSGTYDAILSDYQMPGMNGIDLLKYVRTNYGYIPFILFTGKGNEETVIQAFESGVDFYIKKGEDPCKQFTELQIKIEKAVSDKKIDFQREKSELQISDIINSLPDASFAIDRKGTVIAWNKVLEEMTGVLAEAMMGRSGFEYAIPFYDSHRKTLVDLVLFPDQETESAYSSFIRDQDNVIIAEAIIQRPPGKCQWLWIKASPLRDKHKNIIGAVETIRDVSDWKQTEESLLESRNFLNQIFSSVKEGILIVDANTHAIMDLNPSAAALIGAEKEDIVGKVCHKFICPAEIGECPITDLNLIIDNKERILLTADGRKIPIIKNGYPFQFQGREMLLETFFDNTQRIADLEALRQSEEKFRSFVENANDIVYDLTPDGIFTYVSPNWTAILGHPVDDVIGKHFCQFVHPDEFSLCDEHVRTILSTGTGRTGIKYRILHHDGTWRWHVSNNAPNRDDQGEIKSIIGIGRDVTEQKRMEDELKQAYRQLNLLSGITRHDILNKISVITGLLVLVREMTNNQEAEEYISKINESIRIIRAQIEFTRVYEDLGSHEPQWQSLDQIIDSIWVPDSVAISSDTKNISVLADPMFEKVFFNLLDDSITHGANVHSIRVTTEPEEDTLTIIWEDDGGGISTEEKSKIFNRGYGAHTGLGLFLSREILRITGITIEENGVPGEGARFEITVPKGMWRIETRRAGEQN is encoded by the coding sequence ATGAATCAGGTGTCTCATCCTGCTAAGCCTATTTCAGTGCTGTATGTAGATGACGAGCCTGATCTCCTCTCCCTTGCCAAAAAAAATCTTGAAGCAACAGGCAGATTCAGAGTAGATACTGCAATATCAGTACCCGGCGCTCAGGAAATGATGTTGTCAGGGACTTATGATGCCATCCTCTCTGATTACCAGATGCCCGGAATGAACGGCATAGATCTCCTCAAATATGTCAGAACAAATTATGGCTACATTCCGTTCATTCTGTTCACAGGAAAGGGAAATGAAGAGACAGTAATTCAGGCATTTGAGAGTGGTGTTGATTTTTACATAAAGAAGGGAGAGGATCCCTGCAAGCAGTTTACTGAACTCCAAATCAAGATAGAAAAGGCAGTATCAGATAAAAAAATTGACTTTCAAAGAGAAAAGTCAGAGTTACAGATATCTGACATCATAAACTCCCTTCCTGATGCATCGTTTGCAATCGATCGAAAAGGAACAGTGATTGCCTGGAACAAGGTGTTAGAGGAGATGACCGGGGTTTTGGCAGAAGCGATGATGGGAAGATCCGGTTTTGAATATGCAATCCCATTTTATGACTCACATCGCAAGACTCTGGTAGATCTGGTTCTTTTTCCAGATCAGGAGACTGAATCAGCATACTCTTCCTTCATCAGAGATCAGGACAACGTGATTATCGCTGAAGCGATTATTCAGAGACCACCTGGTAAATGTCAATGGCTTTGGATTAAGGCAAGCCCGCTGCGAGACAAACACAAGAATATCATCGGGGCTGTAGAAACAATCAGAGACGTATCTGACTGGAAACAGACAGAAGAAAGCCTGCTTGAAAGCAGGAATTTTTTAAACCAGATCTTCTCATCAGTGAAAGAGGGGATCCTCATCGTTGATGCGAACACCCATGCAATCATGGACCTCAATCCTTCTGCCGCTGCCTTGATTGGAGCAGAAAAAGAAGATATTGTTGGCAAAGTATGTCATAAATTCATCTGCCCTGCCGAAATTGGTGAGTGCCCGATTACTGATCTCAACCTGATCATCGATAATAAAGAACGAATTTTACTGACCGCAGACGGCAGAAAGATTCCAATTATAAAAAACGGGTACCCATTCCAGTTCCAGGGGAGGGAGATGCTGCTGGAAACATTTTTTGACAATACCCAGCGGATTGCAGATCTTGAAGCATTACGCCAGAGCGAAGAAAAATTCAGATCCTTTGTTGAAAATGCCAACGATATTGTATATGACCTGACTCCTGATGGTATCTTCACCTATGTTTCTCCAAACTGGACAGCCATCCTGGGCCACCCAGTTGATGATGTCATTGGGAAACATTTTTGCCAGTTTGTACATCCCGATGAATTTTCCCTGTGTGATGAACATGTCAGAACCATCCTTTCTACCGGAACAGGGCGGACCGGTATCAAGTACAGGATTCTTCACCATGATGGAACATGGAGATGGCATGTCTCAAACAATGCACCGAACCGCGACGATCAGGGAGAGATAAAATCAATCATCGGCATCGGGCGTGATGTTACTGAACAGAAAAGGATGGAGGACGAATTAAAACAGGCTTACCGGCAGTTAAACCTCCTTTCCGGGATTACCAGGCATGATATCCTGAATAAGATCTCTGTTATCACCGGGCTTCTGGTTCTTGTCAGGGAGATGACAAACAATCAGGAGGCAGAAGAGTATATCAGCAAAATTAATGAGTCTATCAGGATCATCAGGGCACAGATTGAGTTTACCAGGGTGTATGAGGATCTCGGTTCTCATGAACCACAGTGGCAATCACTTGATCAGATCATCGATTCCATCTGGGTGCCTGATTCTGTCGCCATCTCATCAGATACGAAAAATATCTCTGTCCTTGCTGATCCGATGTTTGAGAAGGTGTTCTTTAATTTATTAGACGATTCGATCACTCACGGAGCAAATGTACATTCTATCAGAGTAACTACTGAACCAGAGGAGGATACACTCACTATCATCTGGGAGGATGACGGTGGTGGGATCTCAACTGAGGAAAAATCAAAGATTTTCAATAGAGGGTACGGAGCTCATACCGGACTAGGTCTCTTTTTATCACGTGAGATCCTCAGAATAACAGGTATCACGATAGAAGAGAATGGTGTTCCGGGAGAAGGTGCACGCTTTGAGATCACAGTCCCAAAAGGAATGTGGCGAATTGAAACCCGAAGAGCAGGAGAGCAGAACTGA
- a CDS encoding PP2C family protein-serine/threonine phosphatase gives MSMLIEPLVIGDLLEKLSTVCFAAYLLTRLKGVDKYTGKEQSWRYIAIMAVIFGILYAFGYYAGSGTETDFLSIKKIGPNMAGLIAGPFAGVGAAAFGLFLQGAGTGGIPIDTLLTELMNGLVCGIVFLLNGRRLIKVWHAVLLGAVLTTADSIITLFFYQGIDLSRLLLFNIASIEILVIATGMGLFTLLMHNVAREREISSTASRLEGQVLAAREIQLGYLPAKIPSMKGIRVAAKLIPMHEVGGDFYDFQQITPTRCFFCIGDVAGKGVSAAFVMASSLTLLRNALIYSQSPAEILSQVNQGLIRSSNDSLFVTLLVGIMDIETGLITYANAGHNLPFLMSKNTATLIHMEPDIPVGTFDDYQYQQNEFRLESGEQLVLYTDGVTECENKTGMLGVEPVIRALSDLQGPDPDTTVHTITELVFTYAGSGIPSDDVTVLVIGRQDS, from the coding sequence ATGTCCATGCTTATTGAACCCCTTGTAATAGGAGATCTGCTTGAGAAATTGTCAACCGTCTGCTTTGCAGCATACCTGCTCACAAGGCTTAAGGGCGTAGACAAATACACGGGAAAGGAGCAATCATGGCGATATATCGCCATAATGGCGGTGATTTTTGGGATACTCTATGCATTCGGGTATTATGCAGGGAGCGGTACAGAAACCGATTTCTTAAGCATCAAGAAGATTGGGCCCAATATGGCAGGGCTCATCGCAGGGCCATTTGCCGGAGTCGGAGCAGCAGCTTTTGGTCTTTTTCTTCAGGGAGCCGGAACTGGCGGGATACCGATAGATACCCTACTCACGGAACTCATGAACGGACTTGTGTGTGGGATCGTGTTTCTGCTGAACGGCAGGAGGCTGATCAAAGTCTGGCATGCAGTCCTGCTTGGTGCAGTCCTTACCACTGCTGATTCTATCATAACTCTCTTCTTTTATCAGGGGATTGACCTCTCGAGACTCCTTCTCTTCAACATTGCTTCAATAGAAATTCTGGTGATCGCAACCGGCATGGGCCTCTTCACTCTGCTGATGCATAACGTTGCCAGGGAACGGGAGATAAGCAGCACTGCCTCACGGCTTGAAGGACAGGTTCTTGCAGCTCGGGAGATTCAACTGGGGTACCTGCCTGCAAAGATTCCCTCAATGAAAGGGATCAGGGTTGCTGCAAAGCTGATCCCTATGCATGAAGTGGGTGGGGACTTTTACGATTTTCAACAGATTACACCAACCAGGTGTTTTTTTTGTATCGGTGATGTTGCAGGAAAAGGAGTCTCTGCAGCATTTGTGATGGCTTCATCCCTGACCCTGCTTCGCAATGCACTCATCTACTCGCAAAGCCCGGCTGAGATCCTCTCACAGGTGAACCAGGGGCTTATCAGGAGTAGTAATGACAGTCTTTTTGTAACCCTTCTTGTGGGAATAATGGATATTGAAACCGGTCTGATAACTTACGCTAACGCTGGTCACAATCTCCCATTTCTCATGAGTAAAAACACTGCTACTCTGATCCACATGGAGCCTGACATCCCGGTGGGAACATTTGATGATTACCAATACCAGCAGAATGAATTCAGACTCGAGAGCGGTGAACAACTCGTCCTGTACACCGATGGCGTAACCGAGTGTGAGAATAAAACTGGGATGCTCGGGGTTGAGCCGGTAATAAGAGCACTTTCAGATCTGCAGGGACCAGACCCCGATACCACGGTTCATACTATCACAGAACTTGTGTTTACATATGCTGGAAGCGGGATTCCCAGCGATGATGTGACCGTTCTTGTGATCGGAAGACAGGATTCTTAA
- a CDS encoding OsmC family protein: MKSDITWDQSRMEFQPVSMIVSHTGGMKFTAETSSGLAIPIDAHVHLGGGGKIPNPIEYLIASLGGCVGIKILLSLSDQGITPDLLTIRIQAERRQELPAVFERVHLVVTLSGLIGSDQISEIMTRTMTHLCPIAAMFADVGKVTFEHHILPEKNS; encoded by the coding sequence ATGAAATCTGATATAACCTGGGATCAGTCACGGATGGAGTTTCAACCGGTCTCTATGATCGTCTCTCATACGGGCGGCATGAAATTCACTGCTGAAACCTCTTCAGGTCTGGCAATTCCGATTGATGCACATGTTCATCTCGGTGGAGGAGGTAAGATTCCAAACCCCATCGAGTACCTCATCGCCTCGCTAGGGGGTTGCGTCGGCATCAAGATCCTACTATCACTGAGCGATCAAGGGATCACTCCTGATCTGCTAACTATCAGGATTCAGGCAGAGAGAAGGCAGGAACTCCCCGCTGTGTTTGAACGGGTACATCTGGTTGTCACACTTTCCGGTCTGATTGGAAGCGACCAGATCTCAGAAATCATGACCAGAACCATGACGCATCTCTGCCCGATTGCTGCGATGTTTGCCGATGTTGGCAAAGTCACATTTGAGCATCATATCCTACCTGAAAAGAACTCTTAA
- a CDS encoding PP2C family protein-serine/threonine phosphatase: protein MMSPRCSYLTHRGYLRSGNEDSILVPGKVINTASMDQAEIADIPDLPALFMVADGIGGAVHGEVASRTVLEYCSLVQVPKSPTAVMAMIQGAKETLDRIVRADPSYTGFGTTVAGLVLFSDHALIFNCGDSRVYLIDNGKAERLSHDHSLVQELCDSGAITSDQMYTHQYRNIITASISGDPSRAAPTVLVNLVPWSGTGRFLICTDGVWEVVRDDIIFTLGMGSDLQSATDALLKACLDGGGPDNISIVLVG from the coding sequence ATGATGTCACCACGCTGTTCTTACCTCACCCATCGTGGATACCTCCGGTCAGGTAACGAGGACAGCATCCTGGTTCCGGGAAAGGTGATCAATACTGCCAGCATGGACCAGGCTGAGATTGCAGATATTCCTGACCTGCCTGCTCTCTTCATGGTCGCAGATGGAATAGGTGGCGCAGTTCACGGTGAGGTAGCCAGCCGTACTGTTCTGGAGTACTGCTCACTGGTTCAGGTTCCTAAGTCCCCTACAGCAGTCATGGCGATGATCCAAGGGGCAAAAGAGACTCTTGACAGGATTGTCCGTGCTGATCCCTCATATACCGGTTTTGGGACAACAGTTGCAGGGTTAGTCCTCTTTTCTGATCATGCACTCATCTTCAACTGTGGGGACTCCCGGGTGTATCTCATCGATAATGGAAAGGCAGAACGACTCTCCCATGATCACTCGCTTGTTCAGGAACTTTGTGACAGCGGGGCCATAACAAGCGACCAGATGTATACACACCAGTACCGTAACATTATAACAGCTTCAATATCAGGTGATCCCAGCAGGGCTGCTCCTACGGTATTAGTAAACCTGGTTCCATGGTCCGGCACCGGACGATTTCTGATCTGCACTGACGGAGTCTGGGAGGTTGTCAGGGATGACATCATCTTCACCCTCGGTATGGGAAGTGATCTTCAGTCAGCCACTGATGCCCTGCTGAAGGCATGTCTTGATGGTGGAGGTCCTGATAATATCAGTATCGTTCTTGTTGGCTGA